In Arachis stenosperma cultivar V10309 chromosome 1, arast.V10309.gnm1.PFL2, whole genome shotgun sequence, one DNA window encodes the following:
- the LOC130941877 gene encoding uncharacterized protein LOC130941877, with product MEAYYYSTSDSSSSSSKSMVESKKVVKPAYPFQPHSMLHSVKKSQSKPWRNKLHVAPMPPRPVKVYKVDAVNFRELVQQLTGARAMEQFMKPPQSVARAETETILTNSSNSNFVAEAEVCTNNNNDDDSWYSNRGFQDDGLMGRSPPYYSNLWCNFPPISPGTLSSLESSRILLGLASKIDCVDS from the coding sequence ATGGAAGCTTATTATTATTCTACTtctgattcttcttcttcatcatccaAGTCCATGGTGGAATCAAAGAAGGTAGTGAAACCTGCATACCCTTTTCAACCGCATTCCATGCTTCATTCAGTGAAGAAATCTCAAAGCAAGCCGTGGAGGAATAAGTTACACGTGGCACCGATGCCGCCGAGACCCGTCAAAGTTTACAAAGTGGACGCCGTGAACTTCAGAGAACTCGTTCAGCAGCTTACCGGTGCACGTGCCATGGAGCAGTTCATGAAACCACCTCAGAGCGTGGCACGTGCTGAAACAGAAACTATTCTTACTAATAGTTCCAATTCCAATTTTGTTGCAGAAGCAGAAGTGTgcactaataataataatgatgatgatagcTGGTACTCCAACCGGGGTTTCCAAGATGATGGGCTAATGGGAAGATCACCTCCTTATTATAGTAATTTATGGTGTAACTTCCCACCTATTAGCCCAGGAACCTTGAGTAGCTTGGAATCCAGCAGGATTCTGTTGGGGCTAGCTAGTAAAATCGATTGTGTGGATAGTTGA